One segment of Gracilinanus agilis isolate LMUSP501 unplaced genomic scaffold, AgileGrace unplaced_scaffold1217, whole genome shotgun sequence DNA contains the following:
- the KCTD13 gene encoding BTB/POZ domain-containing adapter for CUL3-mediated RhoA degradation protein 1 produces MSAEATGTGSPAAPSPGGPEPPGPSLPPTSPTPGAAGGGAAYDLKPLSPSSKYVKLNVGGSLHYTTLQTLTKQDTMLKAMFSGRMEVLTDSEGWVLIDRSGRHFGTILNYLRDGSVPLPEGPRELGELLGEARYYLVQGLAEDCQLALQQKSESLSPLCLIPMVTSPREEQQLLASTSKPVVKLLHNRSNNKYSYTSTSDDNLLKNIELFDKLALRFHGRLLFLKDVLGDEICCWSFYGQGRKIAEVCCTSIVYATEKKQTKVEFPEARIFEETLNILIYETPRGPDPALLEATGGAAGGGGAGRGEDEDGREHRVRRIHVRRHITHDERPHGQQAVFKD; encoded by the exons ATGTCGGCCGAAGCCACCGGCACGGGATCCCCAGCCGCCCCCTCCCCTGGGGGTCCCGAGCCCCCGGGCCCTTCGCTGCCGCCCACATCTCCCACCCCCGGGGCAGCAGGCGGAGGCGCCGCCTATGACCTCAAGCCGCTGAGCCCGAGTAGCAAGTATGTGAAGCTGAATGTGGGGGGCTCGCTCCACTACACCACGCTGCAGACCCTGACCAAGCAGGACACCATGCTCAAAGCTATGTTCAGTGGCCGCATGGAGGTGCTCACAGACTCCGAAG gtTGGGTGCTGATTGACCGGAGTGGACGTCATTTTGGGACAATCCTGAACTACCTTCGGGATGGGTCAGTGCCTCTGCCAGAGGGTCCTCGGGAACTGGGCGAGCTATTGGGTGAAGCTCGATACTACTTGGTGCAAGGGCTAGCTGAGGATTGCCAGTTGGCTCTACAG caAAAGAGTGAGAGCCTTTCTCCACTCTGCCTTATCCCCATGGTGACATCTCCAAGGGAGGAACAGCAGCTTCTGGCTAGCACCTCTAAG ccAGTCGTGAAGCTGCTGCATAATCGAAGTAACAACAAATATTCCTACACCAG CACGTCAGATGACAACCTACTAAAGAACATCGAGCTCTTCGACAAGCTGGCATTGCGCTTCCATGGGCGGCTGCTCTTTCTCAAAGATGTACTGGGTGATGAGATCTGCTGCTGGTCTTTTTATGGACAGGGCCGAAAGATTGCTGAAGTCTGCTGTACCTCTATTGTCTATGCCACTGAGAAGAAGCAAACCAAG GTGGAATTCCCAGAGGCAAGGATCTTTGAAGAAACATTGAATATTCTGATCTATGAGACACCCCGGGGGCCTGACCCTGCTCTCTTAGAAGCCACAGGAGGTGCTGCTGGAGGAGGTGGGGCTGGGCGGGGAGAAGATGAAGATGGGCGAGAGCATCGAGTCCGAAGGATCCATGTCAGAAGACACATTACTCATGATGAACGACCCCATGGCCAGCAGGCTGTCTTCAAGGACTGA
- the ASPHD1 gene encoding aspartate beta-hydroxylase domain-containing protein 1 — protein sequence MSPWPLPLACPALTLVLGALTSLFLWYCYRLGSQDTPISGTGGASRGGVGIGRGTESVCQGPGATREPGEGPGAEGLVSRRLRAYARRYSWAGMGRVRRAAQGSSSLGGGPGIQRPALLFLPDLPSAPFVPRDAQRHDVELLESSFPAILRDFGTVSWDFSGTSSPPRGWSPPLAPGCHQFLLYRAGRCQPNNCRRCPGAYRALRGLRSFVSANSFGNAGFSVLLPGARLEGRCGPTNARVRCHLGLKIPPGCELVVGGEPQCWSEGHCLLVDDSFLHTAAHNGSAEDGPRVVFIVDLWHPNVAGAERQALDFVFAPDP from the exons ATGTCCCCTTGGCCCCTACCCCTGGCCTGCCCAGCCCTCACTTTAGTCCTTGGAGCCCttacttcccttttcctctggtaCTGTTATCGACTAGGTTCCCAGGATACCCCAATCTCTGGGACTGGGGGTGCTAGCAGAGGGGGTGTTGGAATTGGTAGGGGGACTGAGTCTGTATGTCAAGGCCCAGGAGCCACTAGGGAGCCTGGTGAAGGGCCTGGGGCAGAAGGCCTGGTGAGTCGGAGGCTTCGGGCCTATGCTCGGCGTTACTCATGGGCTGGGATGGGTCGGGTGAGGCGGGCAGCTCAGGGCAGCAGCAGCCTTGGTGGAGGGCCAGGGATCCAACGCCCAGCTCTGCTCTTTTTGCCCGACCTTCCTTCTGCTCCATTTGTGCCCCGGGATGCCCAGCGACATGATGTGGAACTCCTAGAGAGTAGTTTCCCTGCTATCCTTCGGGACTTTGGAACTGTGAGCTGGGATTTCTCAGGGACATCTTCTCCACCTCGGGGATGGTCTCCTCCTTTGGCCCCTGGGTGCCATCAGTTCCTACTCTACAGAGCTGGTCGATGCCAGCCAAATAACTGTCGACGCTGCCCAGGGGCATATCGGGCTCTTAGAGGGCTAAGAAGCTTTGTGAGTGCCAATTCTTTTGGCAATGCTGGGTTTTCTGTTCTACTGCCTGGAGCCAGACTTGAGGGGCGCTGTGGACCCACCAATGCTCGGGTTCGTTGTCACCTAG GCCTGAAGATTCCCCCTGGTTGTGAGTTAGTTGTTGGGGGTGAACCCCAGTGCTGGTCTGAAGGACATTGCCTACTTGTGGATGATTCTTTCCTGCACACGGCAGCTCATAATG GCTCTGCAGAAGATGGACCTCGTGTGGTCTTCATTGTTGACCTTTGGCACCCCAATGTAGCAGGGGCTGAGCGACAAGCTCTTGATTTTGTCTTTGCACCTGACCCATGA